Proteins from one Cryptomeria japonica chromosome 4, Sugi_1.0, whole genome shotgun sequence genomic window:
- the LOC131064791 gene encoding putative leucine-rich repeat receptor-like serine/threonine-protein kinase At2g24130, whose protein sequence is MKMMLHTLLLILSALPAHVAESSNYTDHQALIGFKAALSVDPYNSLFDWSPDHIFCNWTGVTCSSRRQRVVSLNLTGKGLVGPISPLLGNLSFLGALDLSNNSLQGHIPYQIGKLFRLRRLRLSYNNLEGRIPSSLGGCRSLQSLRLSFNNLSGSIPSEFSLLSNLETMSIVVNQLTGVLPPFIGNMSSLTIIELGENRFQGSIPVELGMLSQLNWLNVHSNNLTGSIPVALSNCSHLQMLQLYQNNLIGPIPWEFGKLSELQDVYLWGNQLTGEIPTSLGNWTNLQVLYLERNYLSGAVPLVFGKMKQLRRFVLWQNHFVSGGSGLPILTALTNCSILEHLDLGLNYLTGVLPNSVGRLSNLLSFLALNSNEIGGNIPDEIGNLTNLATVTLEANRFNGTIPSTLSKLSNLERIFLDKNNLEGRIPESLGQSKRLGLLSISENMLSGSIPESLGDFPQLRELDLHRNQLSGEIPASLGRCQTLERLDLAYNQLTQNIPPEVAGLQNLHFYFNLSNNLLKGSILDVSKMVMVLAIDLSNNHFSSGIPSALASCTALEYLNLSWNAFEGPIPVSLATLKNLEDMDFSGNNLSGTIPVAFEDMKMLRHLNLSSNRLTGEVPKGGVFSDLGSSAVAGNLGLCGAWINLPPCPNFKSKHNGLPVSHKVIIVVLISIVILILFFLLLAFSYKWRYRQSISTDNVDQSASTETDSVDQTTLHLHVEPTRISYEELVSATHGFSEANLLGRGGFGSVYKGILYDGTHIAVKVLNFQDKNAHKSFITECNALKRVRHRNVIKIITVCSNPVIQALVLPFMSNGSLDRWLYPEGGDECTLNLNDRLTIALGIAQGMEYLHHYCFVQVIHCDLKPSNVLMGDDITPYIADFGIAKVVFGNSLDSLASTNALQGSFGYMAPEYAMGGKIGTKGDIFSYGILLLELLTRKKPTDAMFIEGLTLPKWVSMNFPDDIAQVVDYTLLRNVNESDTSVVLVCLTQLLQVGLVCTNKSPLQRPSMKEVVMKLNDINDVYFKFSGDEIESLVK, encoded by the exons ATGAAGATGATGCTGCATACTCTGTTACTCATTTTGTCTGCACTGCCTGCTCATGTAGCAGAGTCTTCTAattatactgatcatcaagctctGATTGGTTTCAAGGCTGCTCTCTCTGTTGATCCATATAATTCTTTGTTCGATTGGTCTCCCGATCACATCTTCTGCAATTGGACTGGTGTTACCTGCTCTTCTCGTCGACAACGTGTGGTTTCATTGAATCTCACAGGTAAGGGATTAGTTGGCCCCATCTCTCCATTACTGGGAAACCTTTCCTTTCTTGGAGCACTTGATCTCTCTAATAACAGCTTGCAGGGCCATATTCCATACCAAATTGGAAAGCTTTTTCGCTTGAGAAGGCTTCGGTTGTCTTATAACAATTTGGAAGGCCGCATTCCATCCTCTCTAGGAGGCTGTCGTTCATTACAATCTCTCAGGCTGtcgtttaacaatttaagtggaagCATTCCCTCTGAATTTAGTCTTCTTTCAAATTTAGAAACCATGTCAATAGTAGTAAACCAATTGACAGGTGTTCTCCCACCTTTCATAGGCAACATGTCCTCCTTAACTATAATAGAGTTGGGCGAAAATAGATTCCAAGGTAGCATTCCTGTTGAATTGGGTATGCTTAGTCAGCTAAACTGGCTTAATGTTCACTCCAATAACTTAACAGGGTCAATTCCCGTCGCCCTTTCCAATTGTAGTCATCTCCAAATGTTGCAATTATATCAGAACAACTTAATTGGTCCGATTCCTTGGGAATTTGGCAAGCTATCAGAGTTGCAAGATGTGTATTTGTGGGGAAATCAACTCACTGGAGAAATACCCACTTCACTGGGTAATTGGACTAACCTCCAAGTGCTCTATCTGGAGCGCAACTATCTGAGCGGCGCAGTGCCCCTGGTATTTGGGAAAATGAAGCAGCTCAGACGGTTTGTTTTGTGGCAGAACCATTTTGTGAGTGGAGGCAGTGGTTTGCCTATTTTAACTGCCTTGACTAATTGCTCCATCTTGGAACACCTTGATTTGGGTTTAAATTATCTCACTGGCGTCTTACCCAATTCAGTTGGCCGCCTTTCTAATTTACTCTCCTTTCTTGCATTGAACTCAAATGAAATTGGGGGAAACATACCAGATGAGATTGGTAACCTCACAAACTTGGCAACAGTAACCCTGGAAGCAAACCGCTTCAATGGGACAATTCCATCTACACTCAGTAAACTATCAAATCTGGAGAGGATATTTCTGGACAAGAACAATTTAGAAGGAAGAATTCCAGAAAGTTTGGGCCAATCAAAAAGGCTTGGATTGTTGTCAATTAGTGAAAACATGCTTTCAGGGTCAATTCCAGAGAGTCTTGGCGACTTCCCACAATTACGAGAGCTTGATCTTCATCGCAATCAACTGTCAGGGGAAATACCTGCTAGTTTAGGGAGATGTCAAACTTTGGAAAGGCTGGACTTGGCTTACAACCAACTTACACAAAATATACCTCCTGAAGTTGCAGGTCTTCAGAATCTTCATTTCTACTTCAACCTTTCTAACAATTTATTGAAAGGTTCAATTTTGGATGTGAGCAAAATGGTTATGGTTTTAGCTATAGATTTATCTAACAACCATTTCTCTAGCGGCATTCCAAGCGCTCTAGCAAGCTGTACGGCTTTAGAATATCTAAACCTTTCTTGGAATGCATTTGAAGGCCCAATTCCAGTGTCTCTGGCAACACTAAAAAATCTTGAAGACATGGACTTTTCAGGCAACAATTTGTCAGGTACAATACCAGTGGCTTTCGAAGACATGAAAATGCTTCGCCATCTTAATCTATCTTCAAACAGATTAACTGGAGAGGTTCCAAAGGGAGGGGTTTTCTCAGATCTTGGCTCCTCAGCAGTTGCAGGAAATCTTGGCCTATGTGGTGCATGGATAAATTTACCACCGTGCCCTAATTTCAAGTCCAAGCACAATGGGCTACCAGTCTCCCATAAGGTAATTATTGTTGTTCTGATCAGCATTGTAATACTAATCCTCTTCTTTCTATTGCTTGCATTTTCTTATAAATGGAGATATAGGCAGAGCATCTCTACTGACAATGTAGACCAGAGTGCCTCTACTGAAACTGACAGTGTAGATCAGACTACCCTTCATCTCCATGTAGAACCCACAAGGATTTCATATGAAGAACTTGTCAGTGCAACTCATGGCTTTAGTGAGGCAAATCTGCTAGGGAGGGGTGGTTTCGGATCAGTTTATAAAGGAATTCTGTATGATGGGACACATATTGCTGTCAAAGTTCTTAATTTTCAAGATAAAAATGCCCATAAAAGTTTTATTACAGAATGCAATGCACTGAAAAGAGTTCGACACCGCAATGTGATTAAAATCATAACAGTCTGTTCCAACCCTGTTATTCAAGCTTTGGTTCTTCCCTTCATGTCAAATGGAAGTTTAGATAGGTGGCTGTACCCAGAGGGAGGAGATGAATGCACACTGAATTTAAATGATAGATTAACAATTGCACTAGGAATAGCTCAGGGGATGGAGTATCTACATCATTATTGTTTTGTGCAAGTGATACATTGTGACCTGAAACCAAGTAATGTGTTAATGGGTGATGATATCACTCCATATATAGCAGACTTTGGCATTGCAAAAGTGGTTTTTGGAAACTCTCTTGATTCATTGGCTTCTACAAATGCACTTCAGGGATCTTTTGGTTACATGGCACCAG AATATGCAATGGGTGGAAAGATTGGGACAAAAGGAGATATATTTAGTTATGGTATTTTATTACTGGAGCTTTTGACAAGGAAGAAGCCAACAGATGCAATGTTTATAGAAGGATTGACTCTTCCTAAATGGGTAAGTATGAATTTTCCAGATGACATAGCACAAGTGGTGGATTACACCCTACTTAGAAATGTGAATGAATCAGACACTTCAGTGGTGTTGGTATGTCTTACTCAACTTTTACAGGTAGGGTTGGTTTGTACAAATAAATCCCCACTTCAACGTCCCAGTATGAAAGAAGTAGTCATGAAACTGAACgatattaatgatgtttattttaagtTTTCAGGAGATGAAATAGAAAGTTTGGTAAAATGA